In Nostoc sp. CENA543, the following are encoded in one genomic region:
- a CDS encoding VOC family protein gives MSHPELSLIVLRTGDVLSTLFFYRALGLRFEQECHGQGLIHYACTLGTSTIEIYPGTEGSAPQPVQGGATMLIFRVASIDHVLTQLQEISDTVLPTIHSSRWGRRVVLTDPDGRKVELTEL, from the coding sequence ATGTCTCACCCTGAGTTAAGTCTGATAGTTTTAAGAACTGGTGATGTTCTGAGTACATTATTTTTTTACAGAGCTTTGGGACTGAGGTTTGAGCAAGAGTGTCACGGTCAGGGGTTGATTCATTATGCTTGTACGTTAGGCACAAGTACAATCGAAATTTATCCAGGAACCGAGGGATCTGCACCCCAACCCGTACAAGGTGGTGCAACTATGCTTATTTTTCGGGTAGCCTCCATTGATCATGTACTTACTCAACTTCAAGAAATTAGCGATACTGTATTACCTACTATCCATTCCAGTCGGTGGGGTCGTCGGGTGGTGCTAACTGATCCTGACGGTCGGAAGGTCGAGCTTACAGAACTATGA
- a CDS encoding AAA family ATPase has translation MSVIAFINQKGGCSKSTSAVHISCWLSRKGHKVHLLDADAQRSSSIWLQSMEGGEIPTTVLQSPDELLEQIPELAQKCDYLIVDGPAGLSEASRAILFRTDLAVVPCQPTGLDLQSASDAVRLIKQAQSVRGGAPKAAIFVSRAVKGTKLLDEAIALLSKTKEVTVLKTVIHQKQAIADTFGQAATIWDLSGRPAAESGREYERLFKEILGMLK, from the coding sequence ATGTCAGTAATTGCGTTTATCAATCAAAAAGGTGGTTGTTCCAAGTCAACATCTGCTGTACACATCAGCTGTTGGTTATCTCGCAAGGGGCACAAAGTTCACTTGCTAGATGCCGATGCCCAGCGTAGTAGTTCCATTTGGCTCCAGTCGATGGAAGGTGGCGAGATTCCTACTACTGTACTGCAATCACCCGATGAACTCTTAGAGCAAATCCCAGAATTAGCGCAAAAGTGTGATTATCTGATTGTGGATGGGCCAGCTGGTTTATCTGAAGCTAGCAGGGCGATATTATTCAGGACTGACCTAGCTGTGGTTCCCTGTCAGCCCACAGGTCTAGACCTACAATCTGCTAGTGATGCTGTTCGCCTGATTAAACAAGCTCAGTCAGTGCGTGGTGGTGCGCCCAAAGCAGCAATATTTGTTAGCCGTGCTGTCAAAGGGACAAAATTACTCGATGAAGCGATCGCACTGTTATCTAAAACAAAAGAGGTAACGGTGCTGAAAACGGTGATTCACCAAAAACAAGCGATCGCTGACACCTTTGGTCAAGCTGCAACCATTTGGGATTTATCAGGCCGTCCAGCAGCAGAATCAGGGCGGGAATATGAGCGACTATTTAAAGAAATTTTGGGGATGCTCAAATGA
- a CDS encoding CopG family transcriptional regulator yields MTKKRKSLDDALAREFVYGESATKETLPPQVNANLEDEKDEEPAPEQPTTQNQTQPEAQTQPTPTPTPQATKPSIMSQLQPATPKEPTIRLTVDLTESMHRKLSVLAAKTGRKKVEIVRFLLDEALKEVEE; encoded by the coding sequence ATGACTAAAAAACGAAAGTCCCTGGATGATGCCCTGGCGCGTGAGTTTGTTTATGGTGAGTCAGCTACAAAGGAAACTCTCCCACCGCAAGTGAACGCGAACCTGGAAGATGAGAAGGATGAGGAGCCAGCACCAGAACAACCAACAACTCAAAACCAAACTCAGCCAGAAGCGCAAACCCAGCCTACACCTACACCTACACCTCAAGCAACCAAGCCTAGTATTATGTCCCAACTCCAGCCAGCCACTCCCAAGGAACCAACAATTAGACTAACTGTGGATTTAACTGAGTCGATGCACCGTAAGCTGTCTGTATTGGCGGCGAAGACAGGTAGGAAAAAGGTTGAAATTGTGCGGTTTCTGCTGGATGAAGCACTGAAAGAAGTTGAAGAGTAA
- a CDS encoding HNH endonuclease, with amino-acid sequence MEAQPPFQQPHILQNSVVVFSKNYLPLARINIKRAIVLLVTGQAESLNFGTTKQWEVRSPSIVLQVPEHIRLRVGNPERHWKVPPVNRREVLRRDNHTCQYCGSTKHLTLDHVIPRSKGGQHTWDNVVTACEKCNSTKSDRLPHEAGMVLHTKPKAPIHPAVAFAEQFWSAQRLSETE; translated from the coding sequence ATGGAAGCTCAACCACCTTTTCAGCAACCACACATATTACAAAACTCAGTGGTGGTGTTCTCTAAGAATTACCTACCACTAGCACGCATCAACATCAAACGAGCAATCGTGCTATTAGTCACAGGTCAGGCAGAATCATTGAATTTTGGTACTACAAAGCAGTGGGAAGTGCGATCGCCCAGTATTGTACTACAAGTGCCAGAACACATCCGCTTGAGAGTTGGCAATCCCGAACGGCATTGGAAAGTACCGCCTGTAAACCGTCGTGAAGTTTTGAGGCGAGACAACCACACCTGCCAATACTGCGGTAGCACCAAGCATCTCACCCTTGACCATGTAATACCCCGCTCCAAAGGTGGACAGCATACCTGGGACAACGTTGTAACAGCGTGTGAAAAATGCAACTCAACCAAGAGCGATCGCCTGCCACATGAAGCAGGAATGGTACTGCACACCAAGCCCAAAGCCCCAATTCACCCAGCAGTTGCATTTGCTGAACAGTTCTGGAGCGCACAACGCCTGAGTGAAACTGAGTAA
- a CDS encoding DUF4365 domain-containing protein, with protein MDINQQKEQFSITYVRAIAAVAGYSLYRPEVDNDSVDLGIVSRGGTGKILSPRLELQLKCTAREILEENYIKYPLNLKNYNDLKINALVPRILVVVLVPEKITDWIKQTEEELCLRYCAYWISLRGMPDTENTTNVTIEIPRSNQLTPDALQAIIQRISFGGLP; from the coding sequence ATGGACATCAATCAACAAAAAGAACAATTTAGCATTACCTATGTTAGAGCCATCGCCGCCGTTGCAGGTTATTCTTTATATAGACCAGAAGTTGATAACGACAGCGTAGATTTAGGCATAGTTAGCAGAGGTGGCACAGGTAAAATCCTTTCTCCTAGACTAGAACTACAACTAAAATGTACAGCCAGAGAGATTCTTGAGGAAAACTATATTAAATATCCCCTCAATCTCAAAAATTATAATGATTTAAAAATCAATGCTCTTGTCCCTCGAATCTTAGTAGTTGTTTTAGTTCCCGAAAAAATAACAGATTGGATAAAACAAACAGAAGAAGAACTATGCCTTCGATATTGTGCTTACTGGATATCCTTGCGCGGGATGCCAGACACCGAAAACACAACCAATGTTACTATTGAAATACCCCGTAGTAATCAGTTGACACCTGATGCACTCCAAGCCATCATTCAACGTATTAGTTTTGGAGGATTGCCATGA
- a CDS encoding tyrosine-type recombinase/integrase, which translates to MTPIHPENLSVLENSLSLAIGEDFSLENDPDVIGQLIGDKRSLNTKREYQKDLKDFFLFVAKKEPSRDLVLEFLHLEQRHAVAVVLKYKAHLIKRKLAEATVNRRLSAIKSMVEMGRRLGVCNFSLDDVKGERVETYRDTTGIAATDYAKVIALVDQNTQKGKRDYAILRLLWDNGLRRNEIVNLNVSDFNPKDKTLMILGKGKGSQKDILDLSDKTTSAIAGWIKASKKKRGSDPLFTVLAYHKNGARLTGEAIRRLVDGLCKQAGITKKMSPHRVRHSAITTVLDLNNGNYRATQRFSRHAQVQTVLKYDDNRQRLQKQMSDSISELI; encoded by the coding sequence ATGACACCCATTCACCCAGAGAACTTGAGTGTTCTAGAAAATTCGCTCTCCTTGGCGATCGGTGAAGACTTTTCTTTAGAGAATGACCCTGATGTGATTGGGCAGCTGATTGGGGATAAGCGATCGCTCAATACTAAGCGCGAATACCAGAAAGACCTGAAAGATTTCTTCTTATTCGTCGCCAAAAAAGAACCCAGCCGGGATTTAGTGTTAGAGTTCCTTCACCTGGAACAGCGTCACGCCGTTGCTGTGGTTCTCAAGTACAAAGCGCACCTAATTAAGAGAAAGCTGGCTGAAGCTACGGTGAATCGTCGTCTTAGTGCTATCAAGTCGATGGTGGAGATGGGGCGACGGCTGGGTGTCTGCAATTTCTCCTTGGATGATGTCAAAGGTGAAAGGGTCGAAACCTACCGGGACACTACAGGTATTGCCGCTACTGATTACGCTAAAGTCATTGCGTTGGTTGACCAGAACACCCAAAAGGGCAAGCGCGATTATGCCATTCTGCGGTTACTTTGGGATAATGGCTTGCGCCGCAATGAAATAGTCAACTTAAATGTGAGTGATTTTAACCCCAAGGATAAAACGCTCATGATTTTGGGTAAGGGCAAGGGTAGCCAGAAGGATATTCTTGACTTATCGGACAAAACCACATCGGCGATCGCCGGTTGGATTAAAGCTTCTAAGAAAAAACGTGGCAGTGACCCGCTTTTTACAGTGCTGGCATATCACAAAAATGGCGCGAGATTAACTGGAGAGGCAATTAGGCGATTGGTGGATGGGTTATGTAAGCAAGCCGGAATTACTAAGAAGATGTCGCCCCATCGTGTCCGCCACAGTGCGATTACTACAGTTTTGGATCTGAATAATGGTAACTACCGGGCAACGCAGCGATTCAGCAGACACGCCCAAGTGCAGACGGTACTGAAATATGATGATAACCGCCAGCGTTTGCAAAAGCAGATGAGTGATTCAATATCAGAATTGATTTAG